Proteins encoded by one window of Bacteroidota bacterium:
- a CDS encoding AMP-binding protein: MKADMKINAPLETFYKWEKAQPEKLYLRQPINGVWHNYTWALCGDQIRRMASYLKSLNYEPGTRIAILSKNCVHWMLSDYAIWMAGYVSVPMYPNMSPNTVKQILLHSESKLLFVGKLDDWAYLKLGIPENLPCIAYPFYGITEFKNWDDIIASQVPVSDNPTYPIENLCSIMYTSGTTGVPKGVMHSFYNFAFAAENAFPTLGVDNTASFFSYLPMCHIAERLLIEIGSLYTGGQVSFAESLETFPKNLQETSPTLFLAVPRIWAKFQEKILDKMPQKKLDLYLKIPILKNIVKKKIKAALGLTKADQCFSGAAPIPVDLINWFWKLDIKIQQAYAMTEDCCYSHTNLKDKNKIGTVGLRFPGVDIKFSEQGEILIKHAGLMLGYYKEDQLSKEAFNEDGYFKTGDKGAVDNEGFLTITGRVKELFKTSKGKYVAPMPIEMKFSSNTDIGQALVVGYALPQPIVLVTLSELGRKKTKEEIEKSLLNSMREINNTLDSFEKIEKVVVIKEEWTILNDLLTPSMKIKRNEVEKLFQTDYEKWFEIKTDVIWQ, encoded by the coding sequence CGATCAGATCAGAAGAATGGCTTCCTACTTAAAATCGCTGAATTACGAACCCGGAACCCGTATCGCAATTCTTTCAAAAAATTGTGTGCATTGGATGCTCAGCGATTATGCGATCTGGATGGCAGGATATGTGTCGGTTCCGATGTATCCTAATATGTCGCCCAACACTGTTAAACAGATATTATTGCACAGTGAAAGTAAATTGTTGTTTGTAGGGAAACTCGATGACTGGGCCTATTTAAAACTGGGAATACCAGAAAATTTGCCTTGTATTGCATATCCATTTTATGGAATCACCGAGTTTAAAAATTGGGATGATATTATAGCCTCCCAGGTGCCTGTTTCTGATAATCCAACATATCCGATTGAAAACCTATGTTCCATTATGTACACCAGTGGCACCACCGGAGTTCCAAAAGGTGTAATGCATTCATTTTACAATTTTGCATTTGCTGCAGAAAATGCATTTCCAACTTTAGGAGTGGATAATACCGCTTCCTTCTTTTCCTATTTGCCCATGTGTCATATTGCGGAGCGATTATTAATTGAGATCGGTAGTTTATATACGGGAGGTCAGGTTTCTTTTGCCGAAAGTTTAGAAACCTTCCCCAAAAATTTACAGGAAACCTCCCCTACTCTTTTTTTAGCAGTTCCGAGAATTTGGGCTAAGTTTCAGGAAAAGATACTCGATAAAATGCCACAGAAAAAACTGGATCTCTATTTGAAAATACCGATTTTAAAAAATATTGTAAAAAAGAAAATCAAAGCTGCCCTCGGACTTACAAAAGCTGACCAATGTTTTTCCGGTGCGGCACCAATTCCGGTAGATCTTATTAATTGGTTCTGGAAATTGGATATTAAAATTCAACAAGCTTATGCAATGACGGAAGATTGTTGTTATAGTCACACCAATTTGAAAGATAAAAACAAGATCGGCACGGTAGGATTGCGTTTTCCGGGTGTTGATATTAAATTCAGTGAACAGGGAGAAATTTTAATAAAACATGCAGGCTTAATGTTGGGTTATTATAAAGAGGATCAATTATCAAAAGAAGCATTTAACGAAGACGGTTATTTTAAAACAGGTGATAAAGGTGCAGTGGATAATGAAGGATTTTTAACTATAACCGGAAGAGTAAAAGAATTGTTTAAAACAAGTAAAGGCAAGTATGTTGCACCAATGCCTATAGAGATGAAGTTTTCTTCCAATACCGATATTGGTCAGGCACTGGTAGTAGGATATGCTTTGCCACAGCCAATTGTTTTAGTTACACTTTCAGAACTTGGCAGAAAAAAAACGAAAGAGGAAATTGAAAAAAGTTTATTGAATTCTATGCGAGAGATCAACAATACTTTAGATTCATTTGAAAAAATTGAAAAGGTTGTGGTGATAAAAGAGGAATGGACAATTTTGAACGACCTTTTAACGCCTTCCATGAAAATTAAACGCAATGAAGTAGAAAAGTTATTTCAGACTGATTATGAAAAATGGTTTGAAATAAAAACGGATGTAATATGGCAATAA
- a CDS encoding ComF family protein translates to MFPLKMFNEMCDVIYPNLCLACSAPLNKNEKIICIKCQISLPKTDHAEYADNPIAKKFWGKVPVERAMALYHFHKSGRIQHLMHALKYKGRKDVGLRLGNLLGYQIKQFHLFPDVDCITAVPLHKDKEKKRGYNQSAVIGEGLSEVLSIPFNPEILQRNIYTDTQTKKSRLERWENVRSIFEPGDIELIRNKHILIVDDVITTGSTLESCAVSLTNIEGVKVSIAAIAHAEM, encoded by the coding sequence ATGTTTCCCTTAAAAATGTTTAACGAAATGTGCGACGTTATTTATCCCAACTTATGTCTAGCCTGTAGTGCGCCGCTCAATAAAAATGAAAAAATAATTTGTATTAAATGCCAGATCAGTTTGCCCAAAACCGACCATGCGGAATACGCTGATAATCCAATTGCAAAAAAGTTTTGGGGGAAGGTTCCTGTGGAAAGGGCGATGGCGTTATACCATTTTCATAAATCAGGTCGCATTCAGCATTTAATGCACGCCTTAAAATACAAGGGTAGAAAAGATGTTGGTTTGCGTTTGGGTAATTTATTGGGATACCAGATAAAACAATTTCATTTATTTCCGGATGTTGATTGTATTACTGCCGTTCCTTTGCATAAGGATAAGGAAAAAAAACGCGGATATAATCAAAGTGCCGTTATTGGCGAAGGATTAAGCGAAGTTTTATCTATCCCTTTTAATCCTGAAATTTTACAGCGAAATATTTATACCGATACCCAAACAAAAAAGTCGCGACTCGAACGTTGGGAAAATGTAAGATCAATTTTCGAACCCGGAGATATTGAGCTTATTCGAAATAAACATATTTTAATTGTTGACGATGTTATTACAACAGGTTCAACCTTGGAGTCATGCGCAGTATCTCTCACCAATATTGAAGGAGTTAAAGTGAGTATTGCGGCAATAGCGCACGCTGAAATGTAG